From a single Streptomyces misionensis genomic region:
- a CDS encoding alpha/beta hydrolase fold domain-containing protein, with amino-acid sequence MAAASGAPPADDPVGGLTSGVDGAVAAAWAADAAAGRAEDLTGLPAAVIAIAEHVPLRDRGDYYGRRLTEAEVSVEYLPVRGAVHGFLSFTGLVQPARDVLDRLADAVGRALYAGPYFLGGCSAPTPRGPQHF; translated from the coding sequence GTGGCCGCAGCGTCCGGTGCCCCGCCCGCTGACGACCCTGTTGGTGGGCTCACCTCGGGCGTCGACGGCGCCGTTGCCGCGGCTTGGGCTGCGGACGCCGCAGCGGGCCGTGCCGAGGATCTCACCGGCCTGCCGGCTGCCGTCATCGCGATCGCCGAGCACGTCCCCTTGCGCGACCGGGGTGACTACTACGGCCGGCGCCTGACGGAGGCGGAGGTGTCGGTGGAATACCTGCCGGTCCGGGGCGCCGTCCACGGTTTCCTGTCGTTCACCGGCTTGGTGCAGCCGGCCCGCGACGTCCTCGACCGGCTGGCCGATGCCGTGGGCCGGGCCCTTTACGCCGGGCCGTACTTCCTGGGTGGGTGCAGCGCACCCACGCCCCGAGGCCCGCAGCACTTCTAG
- a CDS encoding alpha/beta fold hydrolase, protein MLLPSDEAGRGRPVVLLHARPTDRTMWRAHLPLLAEAGMRAIALDLPGHGGAAVPGGDEIAPWADVLDTLDHLRVDRFVMAGNSLGALVALQTAVTAPERVEGLVLVGYRPHDQPASPRLQAAWDAERTALDAGDLDAAVAAGVEAWTSADAAADVRAHAAHMLRGRLTAQRAHGEPTQAPDPLGDGTEALHTLAVSALIGVGEHDMPDFFEGGKGLAHHLDAPEPVVIPGAGHLAPLEQPKAFCTLLLDFVRRLP, encoded by the coding sequence ATGCTGCTTCCCTCCGACGAGGCGGGCCGAGGACGACCCGTCGTCCTGCTGCACGCCCGGCCCACCGACCGCACCATGTGGCGCGCCCACCTTCCCCTGCTCGCCGAGGCGGGCATGCGGGCCATCGCCCTGGATCTGCCGGGACACGGCGGCGCAGCCGTACCCGGCGGCGATGAAATCGCTCCCTGGGCGGACGTACTCGACACCCTCGACCACCTCCGGGTCGACCGCTTTGTCATGGCCGGGAACTCGCTGGGTGCCTTGGTCGCGCTCCAGACGGCCGTCACGGCACCCGAGCGAGTCGAGGGCCTGGTGCTGGTCGGGTACCGGCCCCACGACCAGCCGGCCTCCCCGCGTCTTCAGGCCGCCTGGGACGCTGAACGGACAGCGCTGGACGCCGGCGACCTCGACGCCGCGGTCGCAGCCGGCGTCGAGGCATGGACCTCGGCCGACGCAGCCGCCGATGTACGGGCTCACGCGGCCCATATGCTCCGCGGCCGGCTGACCGCACAACGCGCCCACGGCGAGCCGACGCAGGCGCCGGACCCGCTCGGCGACGGCACGGAAGCACTTCACACGCTCGCCGTTTCCGCTCTCATCGGCGTCGGTGAACACGACATGCCCGACTTCTTCGAGGGAGGCAAGGGATTGGCCCACCACCTCGACGCGCCGGAGCCCGTGGTCATCCCCGGAGCAGGCCACCTTGCGCCCCTGGAACAGCCCAAGGCCTTCTGCACCCTGCTGCTGGACTTCGTACGCCGCCTGCCGTAG
- a CDS encoding helix-turn-helix transcriptional regulator codes for MESENELGDYLRARRAALSPAVAGLSDDGSRRVPGLRRDEVALLAGMSTDYYIRLEQGRERRPSEQVLRAIAGALRLDDAATAHLFRLGLSVFGTATAAPTVAPELLRLMDGMREVPAFVVGTGQDVLAANAMARELYRGFARYDNLLRMIFLDPFARRFYADWDHAARIAVGNLRASSSQFPRDERIERIVGELGVRSPAFANLWARYEVRPRTREDKHFRHPRVGELRLHFEALAVTSAPGQHLSVYSAEPGSADSDALIRLRRLSEQATEDANGPDCVDDPDGPSDSDNPDDADDPAGWERPRRREDVARADGDN; via the coding sequence ATGGAGAGCGAGAACGAACTCGGTGACTACCTGCGAGCCCGCCGCGCGGCCCTTTCGCCGGCCGTTGCCGGCCTGTCCGACGACGGCTCCCGGCGAGTGCCGGGGCTGCGTCGCGATGAGGTGGCGCTGTTGGCGGGGATGAGCACGGACTACTACATCCGTCTGGAGCAGGGCCGCGAGCGGCGCCCGTCCGAGCAGGTGCTGCGGGCCATCGCCGGGGCGTTGCGGCTCGACGACGCGGCGACCGCCCATCTCTTCCGGCTCGGTCTGTCGGTCTTCGGGACGGCGACGGCCGCGCCGACCGTCGCCCCGGAGCTGCTGCGGCTGATGGACGGCATGCGCGAGGTACCGGCGTTCGTGGTCGGGACTGGGCAGGACGTGCTGGCGGCCAACGCGATGGCGCGTGAGCTGTACCGCGGCTTCGCCCGCTACGACAACCTCCTGCGCATGATATTCCTTGACCCCTTCGCCCGCCGGTTCTACGCCGACTGGGACCACGCGGCCCGCATCGCGGTCGGCAACCTGCGGGCCTCGTCCTCTCAGTTCCCGCGGGACGAACGGATCGAGCGGATCGTCGGCGAACTCGGCGTGCGCAGCCCCGCGTTCGCGAACCTGTGGGCGCGCTACGAGGTCCGCCCCCGTACCCGCGAGGACAAGCACTTCCGGCACCCACGGGTGGGGGAGTTGCGCCTGCACTTCGAGGCGCTCGCCGTCACCAGCGCCCCCGGACAGCACCTGTCCGTGTACAGCGCGGAGCCCGGCAGCGCGGACAGCGACGCCCTGATCCGGCTGCGCCGGCTGTCCGAGCAGGCCACCGAGGACGCTAACGGCCCGGACTGTGTCGATGACCCAGATGGCCCGAGCGACTCGGACAACCCGGACGACGCGGACGACCCGGCCGGTTGGGAGAGGCCGAGGCGTCGAGAAGACGTCGCACGGGCGGACGGGGACAACTGA
- a CDS encoding aldo/keto reductase, which produces MTTTLSDTAGTFEIAGKKIARLGFGAMRLTGLGVWGEPDDRPECVRVVRRAVELGVQLIDTADSYGPYVSEEIIREAIHPYPGDVLIATKAGLTRNGPDMLRTDEGLVRLGPAAWPPVGRPEYLRQQALMSLRRLGLDHIDLLQLHRVDPKVPLEDQVGELKRLQDEGKVLAIGLSQVTVGQIERARAIAEISTVQNRYNLTDRSSADVLEYCTRHGIGFIPWAPVAAGELARPGGPVDRIAAAHDARPSHVALSWLLARSKVVLPIPGTSKVTHLEDNLAAATLRLSDAETDELTAAA; this is translated from the coding sequence ATGACCACCACCCTCTCCGACACCGCCGGTACCTTCGAGATAGCCGGAAAGAAGATCGCCCGGCTCGGCTTCGGCGCCATGCGCCTGACCGGTCTCGGCGTGTGGGGCGAACCCGACGACCGCCCGGAGTGCGTCCGTGTGGTGCGCCGCGCCGTCGAACTCGGCGTGCAACTGATCGACACCGCGGACTCCTACGGCCCGTACGTGAGCGAGGAGATCATCCGGGAAGCGATCCACCCCTACCCCGGCGACGTGCTGATCGCGACCAAGGCTGGACTGACCCGCAACGGACCCGACATGCTCCGTACCGACGAGGGACTGGTGCGCCTGGGCCCGGCGGCCTGGCCACCGGTCGGACGCCCGGAGTACCTGCGCCAGCAGGCTTTGATGAGTCTGCGCCGACTCGGCCTCGACCACATCGACCTGTTGCAACTGCACCGTGTCGACCCCAAGGTTCCGCTGGAGGACCAGGTCGGCGAGCTGAAGCGGCTCCAGGACGAGGGAAAGGTTCTCGCCATCGGCCTGTCGCAAGTCACCGTCGGCCAGATCGAGCGGGCCCGCGCGATCGCCGAGATCTCCACCGTGCAGAACCGCTACAACCTTACCGACCGCAGCTCCGCCGACGTCCTGGAGTACTGCACCCGGCACGGCATCGGCTTCATCCCTTGGGCTCCGGTCGCCGCAGGGGAGTTGGCCCGCCCCGGCGGCCCGGTCGACCGGATCGCGGCCGCCCACGACGCCCGCCCGTCCCACGTGGCGCTCTCCTGGCTCCTGGCCCGCTCCAAGGTCGTCCTGCCGATCCCCGGCACTTCCAAGGTCACGCACCTGGAGGACAACCTGGCGGCGGCAACGTTGCGGTTGAGCGATGCCGAGACGGACGAACTGACCGCAGCGGCGTGA